The stretch of DNA TTTTCGTGGTAGCTTTCATCCAACTTTTAGCAATTTCACAAAGAGAAGCGGTTTGCGGCTGTCCGAGGGCAATGGCTAAGCGTTTATTAGTGGTAAATGCACTGGTGAGAACCGGCGTGTTATACCCCTTAATATTTTGGAAAAACAGCGCCGGGCCTTTCTCTTCTTCGTTAAGCTTGGCGATGTGGGACAATTCAAGATCCCAGTCCACTTCCTTTTCAATCCGCTTCAACTCTCCCGCTTCCTCACACAATTTAATAAAATCCCTTAAGTCCATAAATTAATCTCCTTTCATAATTTTTTATTTTTTTGACCATTGGTCATATTGATTGATTAATCATCTAACCTTTTTGCCGGTTATAAGCGTACCTGCAATATGGCTTAACGCGCTCGTGTTTGGTTTTACCAGTGGCTTAACTTCCTTCTTGTTCCATACAGTTTCCGGCCTGGTCTGTAATAAGATAATGTTTCTGGGGAAGGGGAGGTCTTTATCTATTGCCCATTCAATATCCTGTGGGAGCTTATTGTTTGCCTCCACCAGCTTGCCGAGCTTGCCCAGTTGGATTATTTCTTCATCGGTGAGACATGGTGCATTTTGCCTTTCCGGTTCAACTTCCACGGGTACAACGTCACCTTGCGGCCCATAGACCATTTCTATGGACTTGTTACAAATTATCCGCTTTGTAATGGACAGCGTCACTTTGTTCAGGGCAAACTTATCCGGTGTGACCTGGCCGCTGACCAGACTTTCACCCAGCCCCCAGCTTGCTTCGATAAAAATCGTAGACCGGTCGCCATTTAATGGATCAAGGGTGAACATAACCCCGGATGCCCTGGCATTAACCATTTTGAGCACGGCTATACCAATGGGGGAACTTTCCACAGGCATTGCCCGCTGCATCCGGTAGTGCATAGCCCGACCGTTAAAGGAACTAGCCCAAACTTTTTTTACCCGATCCAAAAGCTCCTCTTCACCCTGGACATTAAGGAACGTATCGAACTGTCCGGGCATGCTTACCGGGCCGCTGGAACGCACTGCCACCCGCACGTTTTCCACATTGCAACGAGTGCAAAGTTCTCGGTAGTAATTCAAGATATAGCTTTGAATATCTCCGGGTATTGGCCTTGATTCAATAAGTTGGCAAATATATTCACTTGCCTGGTCAAACAGGCTGACATCGTCCTGCAACCTGTCTTTTATTTCCTCAAAGTAACTGGATATAGCCTTACCAACCCCGGTTTCGTCAATAAACTTCTCGTATGCCTTAAGAGAAATG from Desulfoscipio gibsoniae DSM 7213 encodes:
- a CDS encoding PEP/pyruvate-binding domain-containing protein; its protein translation is MDTQNYVYWLRELDKDDVFIAGRKCKGLGEMLRAGLPVPPGFAISLKAYEKFIDETGVGKAISSYFEEIKDRLQDDVSLFDQASEYICQLIESRPIPGDIQSYILNYYRELCTRCNVENVRVAVRSSGPVSMPGQFDTFLNVQGEEELLDRVKKVWASSFNGRAMHYRMQRAMPVESSPIGIAVLKMVNARASGVMFTLDPLNGDRSTIFIEASWGLGESLVSGQVTPDKFALNKVTLSITKRIICNKSIEMVYGPQGDVVPVEVEPERQNAPCLTDEEIIQLGKLGKLVEANNKLPQDIEWAIDKDLPFPRNIILLQTRPETVWNKKEVKPLVKPNTSALSHIAGTLITGKKVR